A region from the Mucilaginibacter sp. CSA2-8R genome encodes:
- a CDS encoding SGNH/GDSL hydrolase family protein, protein MKPFQILLIAASTQQTNPAPVKQKAVITIQPFDPPRVGDEPLLLNISSTNTEAPVVATVAPGSEGKLELSLVNGIYQLTGVAEISSAGLILSQAETDHFLAADDAAVNFAVLPEIVTPVGNVSLGSDGNSLNFGQGSSDPATKSPIGVLKTRLPSNYTGFFNAAVSGQSVEQMIARFNDFVLIHYKSDADQNVLFMGDPVNDIIGNGTSVQDTYNNLKQYFTTAKDAGFKTVVLTMTACMKPYGIGVIAGENQRQECNRIMRQVWKSEFGCNALVDLGRHPILGVYDPAFNQNYFSGDGQHLNDAGYVLKTDEIQLAIEAVVKGKYYGTEEQQHKAPAFALVAGVNKITVNIGAVAGATNYVIMRNTRNSINDAVEVHSGPELSFDDTTMIPGNPYWYFVKAQGAGKTDSPYYINNGIRSQEANGGVTPSVGKVAHYMADQGVAVTGSSFTWADQSGNNKHLFNMGNALPVKLAADLNGLPTIKFNNSPLCTTVPIGIKANSPRTYMMVICKGMEGQNIMSIGTGGSLTGDQTGLFADLAFYNNQALYNVYDKSANIDNVPYSFIILTLLADGNGNVDFYMNDTKVSGNYPSTNMLSGSPLTVGKGRLGLGDLNNAKIAEIIIRDDNSEQERSSNYAYLKNKYGL, encoded by the coding sequence ATGAAACCATTTCAAATACTTTTGATTGCGGCAAGTACGCAGCAAACCAACCCGGCACCGGTGAAGCAAAAGGCTGTTATAACTATTCAGCCTTTTGACCCGCCGCGGGTTGGTGATGAGCCGTTATTGCTCAATATCAGCTCAACCAATACCGAAGCGCCGGTGGTAGCTACTGTGGCACCAGGCAGCGAGGGTAAGTTAGAGCTATCATTGGTTAACGGCATTTATCAGCTTACCGGGGTAGCCGAGATAAGTTCAGCCGGCTTGATTTTAAGCCAGGCTGAAACTGATCATTTTTTAGCCGCTGATGACGCGGCAGTAAATTTTGCGGTACTGCCTGAGATAGTAACACCAGTGGGTAATGTTAGTTTAGGTAGTGACGGCAATAGCTTAAACTTTGGACAAGGCTCGAGTGATCCGGCAACCAAAAGCCCGATAGGCGTTTTAAAAACACGATTACCTTCAAATTACACTGGCTTTTTCAACGCCGCTGTATCAGGGCAAAGCGTTGAGCAAATGATTGCACGTTTTAACGATTTTGTGCTGATCCATTACAAAAGCGATGCCGATCAAAATGTATTGTTTATGGGTGACCCCGTGAATGATATTATAGGGAACGGTACAAGCGTGCAGGACACGTACAATAACCTTAAGCAGTATTTTACAACTGCTAAAGATGCCGGTTTTAAAACCGTTGTATTGACGATGACGGCCTGTATGAAGCCTTATGGAATAGGTGTTATTGCGGGCGAAAATCAGCGGCAAGAGTGTAACAGGATCATGCGGCAAGTATGGAAAAGCGAATTTGGATGTAATGCATTGGTAGATTTAGGCCGTCATCCAATTTTGGGTGTGTATGATCCCGCTTTCAACCAAAACTACTTTTCAGGTGATGGGCAGCATTTAAACGATGCCGGCTACGTGCTGAAAACGGATGAGATCCAATTAGCTATTGAGGCAGTGGTTAAGGGGAAATATTACGGTACTGAAGAGCAGCAGCATAAAGCGCCGGCATTTGCATTAGTTGCTGGTGTTAATAAGATAACGGTAAACATTGGAGCGGTAGCCGGTGCAACAAATTACGTCATCATGCGCAATACCAGGAATAGCATTAATGATGCAGTCGAGGTACATAGTGGTCCAGAATTGTCTTTCGATGATACTACTATGATACCTGGTAACCCTTACTGGTACTTTGTCAAAGCGCAGGGAGCAGGAAAAACTGATAGTCCATACTACATTAACAACGGCATCAGGTCGCAGGAGGCTAATGGCGGTGTTACGCCATCGGTAGGTAAGGTTGCGCACTATATGGCCGACCAGGGCGTTGCCGTAACCGGTTCATCATTCACCTGGGCCGACCAATCGGGCAATAACAAACATTTGTTTAATATGGGCAATGCTTTGCCGGTTAAACTCGCCGCTGATTTAAACGGCTTGCCGACTATTAAGTTTAATAACTCGCCTTTATGCACGACCGTTCCTATCGGCATTAAAGCCAACAGCCCACGCACTTATATGATGGTTATTTGTAAGGGAATGGAAGGTCAGAACATTATGAGTATTGGCACTGGTGGTTCTTTAACGGGCGATCAAACCGGCCTATTTGCCGACCTCGCCTTTTATAACAACCAGGCATTGTATAACGTGTATGATAAGAGTGCAAATATTGATAATGTGCCCTACAGTTTTATCATCCTGACGTTGTTAGCTGATGGCAATGGTAATGTTGATTTTTATATGAATGACACAAAAGTATCAGGTAATTACCCGTCTACTAATATGCTGAGTGGATCACCTTTAACCGTTGGAAAAGGTAGACTCGGTTTGGGAGATTTGAACAATGCAAAAATAGCAGAAATTATCATCCGCGATGATAACAGCGAGCAGGAACGGTCAAGTAACTATGCTTACTTAAAAAACAAGTACGGTTTATAG